The following are encoded in a window of Mustela nigripes isolate SB6536 chromosome 1, MUSNIG.SB6536, whole genome shotgun sequence genomic DNA:
- the LOC132029007 gene encoding caspase-1-like isoform X2: MADKILKDRRRLFVSSVSPGTLSSLLDELLDQKVLNQEEMERVRCENATTTDKARALIDSIIRKGPQACQILIAFICAEDSFLAEKLKLSGPPSGSQLNTDSGVATLPAPGEWNPLWAAGCTIAPRDSFSC; this comes from the exons ATGGCTG ACAAGATCCTGAAGGACAGACGGAGGCTGTTTGTCAGCTCAGTGAGCCCCGGGACCCTCAGCAGCTTGCTGGATGAGCTCTTAGACCAAAAAGTGCTAAAccaggaggagatggagagagtgcGATGCGAAAACGCTACCACGACGGACAAGGCCCGGGCTCTGATCGACTCCATCATTCGGAAAGGGCCACAGGCCTGCCAGATTCTTATTGCTTTTATTTGCGCAGAGGATTCTTTCCTCGCAGAGAAGCTGAAGCTCTCAG GTCCGCCATCTGGAAGTCAGCTTAACACAGACTCTGGAGTAGCAACTCTTCCTGCACCAG GCGAATGGAACCCCCTTTGGGCAGCAGGCTGCACTATAGCACCGAGGGACTCATTTTCATGTTAA
- the LOC132029007 gene encoding caspase-1-like isoform X3, whose product MADKILKDRRRLFVSSVSPGTLSSLLDELLDQKVLNQEEMERVRCENATTTDKARALIDSIIRKGPQACQILIAFICAEDSFLAEKLKLSGPPSGSQLNTDSGVATLPAPGEGHHGGQL is encoded by the exons ATGGCTG ACAAGATCCTGAAGGACAGACGGAGGCTGTTTGTCAGCTCAGTGAGCCCCGGGACCCTCAGCAGCTTGCTGGATGAGCTCTTAGACCAAAAAGTGCTAAAccaggaggagatggagagagtgcGATGCGAAAACGCTACCACGACGGACAAGGCCCGGGCTCTGATCGACTCCATCATTCGGAAAGGGCCACAGGCCTGCCAGATTCTTATTGCTTTTATTTGCGCAGAGGATTCTTTCCTCGCAGAGAAGCTGAAGCTCTCAG GTCCGCCATCTGGAAGTCAGCTTAACACAGACTCTGGAGTAGCAACTCTTCCTGCACCAG GCGAGGGACATCATGGCGGACAACTCTGA